A DNA window from Mesorhizobium sp. C432A contains the following coding sequences:
- a CDS encoding MalY/PatB family protein has product MACADTPASAHGQRHIAGIDFDQIHDRQQFGSVKWANQWDEFSPQVEGQDLLSLWTADMDFRAPETVIARLREAAEHGIYGYTRRDPRHYEIVQSWFAHRHNWSPKLETLLPAPAIMPSVAAILRTFTKPGDGVIVQSPVYSPYFEVVQGNGRVLLTNRLRLRNNRYELDLEDFEKLAAGGAKAFLLCNPHNPAGMAWTLEELAAFNDICERHGILVISDDIHCDIRLSDRPHIVFSSISEDAAEKSFICTAPTKTFNLAGVPSATISVASKKRREALLAAMQASFMVNANFFGRLALEVAYSSGAPWLDQLTRYIAGNIDLVCEFAGEHLPGITPMRPDASFLVWLDACALDRRVGGIQKFFVDRAGVNLYDGRVYGPGGEGFIRLNVGCPRPLLRQGLERMSSALASL; this is encoded by the coding sequence ATGGCTTGTGCAGACACGCCCGCATCGGCGCATGGGCAGCGACATATCGCGGGAATAGATTTCGACCAGATCCACGACCGTCAGCAGTTCGGATCCGTCAAATGGGCCAACCAGTGGGACGAGTTCTCTCCCCAGGTCGAGGGCCAGGACCTGCTGTCGCTGTGGACGGCGGATATGGACTTCCGCGCTCCGGAAACCGTCATCGCGCGACTGCGCGAGGCTGCGGAGCATGGCATTTACGGCTACACACGCCGCGATCCGCGCCACTATGAGATCGTGCAATCGTGGTTCGCGCACCGGCACAACTGGTCGCCGAAACTGGAGACCTTGCTTCCCGCGCCGGCGATCATGCCGTCCGTGGCTGCGATACTGCGAACCTTCACCAAGCCCGGTGACGGCGTCATTGTGCAGTCGCCCGTGTACTCGCCCTATTTCGAAGTTGTTCAGGGAAACGGGCGGGTTCTGCTTACGAACCGGCTGAGGCTGCGGAACAACAGATATGAACTCGATCTCGAGGATTTCGAGAAACTGGCGGCCGGCGGTGCCAAGGCATTCCTGCTGTGCAATCCTCACAACCCTGCCGGAATGGCCTGGACCCTCGAAGAATTGGCGGCGTTCAACGACATCTGCGAGCGCCATGGCATCCTGGTCATATCCGACGACATTCACTGCGACATAAGGTTGTCGGATCGCCCCCACATCGTCTTCTCCTCCATCTCGGAAGATGCTGCGGAGAAATCGTTCATCTGCACCGCTCCAACGAAGACTTTCAATCTTGCCGGGGTTCCTTCGGCAACCATTTCGGTAGCCAGCAAAAAGCGCCGCGAGGCGCTTCTTGCCGCAATGCAGGCGTCATTCATGGTGAATGCGAACTTTTTCGGCCGCCTGGCCCTGGAGGTTGCTTACAGCAGCGGCGCGCCGTGGCTCGACCAACTCACGCGCTACATCGCCGGCAACATCGATCTGGTTTGCGAGTTCGCCGGTGAACACCTTCCAGGCATCACGCCCATGCGGCCCGACGCATCGTTTCTGGTGTGGTTGGATGCGTGCGCGCTCGATCGCCGAGTGGGTGGAATTCAGAAATTCTTTGTCGATCGGGCCGGGGTTAATCTCTATGACGGCCGCGTCTATGGGCCTGGCGGCGAAGGCTTCATTCGCCTGAATGTCGGCTGCCCGCGTCCTCTGTTGCGCCAAGGACTGGAGCGCATGTCCAGCGCGCTGGCATCCCTGTGA
- a CDS encoding BMP family ABC transporter substrate-binding protein, with product MKRIVLGLLAATAMVLPAFAADVQPAILYDLGGKFDKSFNEAAYHGAEKFKTETGTAYVEFEVSNASQREQALRRFAEDGRNPIVMAGFAWEDALKVVAKEYPDLNFAIIDDAVDMPNVRSLVFKENEGSYLVGILAAMASKSKKVSFIGGMDIPLIRKFACGYVGGAKAAGATDVIQNMTGDTPAAWNDPAKGGEIAKTQIDQGSDVVYAAAGGTGVGVLQAAADAGKLGIGVDSNQNGLQPGKVLTSMLKRVDVAVYTAFMDGKNGTFKGGLQNLGLKEGGVDYAMDDNNKALVTDEMKAAVEKAKADIIAGTIQVHDYTADNACPY from the coding sequence ATGAAACGTATCGTTCTCGGCCTCCTGGCCGCAACCGCAATGGTTCTTCCGGCTTTCGCCGCGGATGTCCAGCCGGCCATCCTCTACGATCTCGGCGGCAAGTTCGACAAGTCCTTCAACGAGGCTGCCTATCACGGCGCCGAAAAGTTCAAGACCGAGACCGGCACCGCCTATGTCGAGTTCGAAGTGTCGAACGCCTCGCAACGCGAGCAGGCGCTGCGCCGCTTCGCCGAGGACGGCCGCAACCCGATCGTCATGGCCGGGTTTGCCTGGGAGGATGCGCTGAAGGTGGTCGCGAAGGAATATCCCGATCTCAACTTCGCCATCATCGACGATGCCGTCGACATGCCCAATGTCCGCTCGCTTGTGTTCAAGGAAAACGAAGGCTCCTATCTCGTCGGTATCCTGGCGGCGATGGCCTCGAAGTCCAAGAAGGTCTCCTTCATCGGCGGCATGGACATTCCGCTGATCCGCAAGTTCGCATGCGGCTATGTCGGCGGCGCCAAGGCGGCCGGTGCGACCGATGTCATCCAGAACATGACCGGTGACACGCCCGCGGCGTGGAACGATCCGGCCAAGGGCGGCGAGATCGCCAAGACGCAGATCGACCAGGGCTCCGACGTCGTCTATGCCGCGGCCGGCGGCACCGGCGTCGGCGTGCTGCAGGCGGCGGCGGATGCCGGCAAGCTCGGCATCGGCGTCGATTCCAACCAGAACGGCCTGCAGCCCGGCAAGGTGCTGACCTCAATGCTGAAGCGCGTCGACGTTGCGGTCTACACCGCCTTCATGGACGGCAAGAACGGCACCTTCAAGGGCGGCCTGCAAAATCTCGGCCTCAAGGAAGGCGGCGTCGACTACGCCATGGACGACAACAACAAGGCGCTGGTCACCGACGAGATGAAGGCTGCCGTCGAAAAGGCCAAGGCCGACATCATCGCCGGCACGATCCAGGTGCACGACTACACCGCCGACAACGCCTGCCCGTATTGA
- a CDS encoding GNAT family N-acetyltransferase, protein MKPTIGPMTERDVDAVARLRIAAFFEGSARTLNEDVAGLRELLNGDGFEAALVARIRDVPVGTCLLVRHELEPAHELTPWLAGLVVDSDHRGKGIGRALVAAIEAHATAIGVERTYLYTWVARDFYAGLGWAVVESFEQDGYPMLLMSRELGL, encoded by the coding sequence GTGAAGCCGACCATCGGACCGATGACCGAACGCGATGTTGATGCAGTGGCGCGACTGCGCATCGCCGCCTTTTTCGAGGGCAGCGCAAGAACGCTGAATGAGGACGTCGCCGGGCTTCGCGAGTTGCTCAACGGAGATGGCTTCGAGGCGGCGCTTGTGGCGCGGATAAGGGACGTCCCGGTCGGGACCTGCCTGCTGGTTCGCCACGAACTTGAACCCGCGCATGAGCTGACGCCTTGGCTGGCGGGATTGGTCGTCGATAGCGACCACCGCGGCAAAGGGATCGGCCGCGCGCTGGTTGCAGCCATCGAAGCGCATGCAACCGCGATCGGTGTGGAGAGGACCTACCTCTATACGTGGGTGGCGCGAGACTTCTATGCCGGGCTCGGTTGGGCAGTGGTCGAGTCGTTTGAGCAGGACGGCTACCCGATGCTGCTGATGTCGCGCGAACTCGGCCTATAG
- a CDS encoding SlyX family protein translates to MMPVDRLTTLEIRAAEQEKTIEELSGQIAEQWTAIERMQRKLDALTGRFMALEEQSAPDVPITKPPHW, encoded by the coding sequence ATCATGCCTGTCGACCGGCTGACGACGCTGGAAATCCGCGCCGCCGAGCAGGAAAAGACCATCGAGGAACTGTCGGGCCAGATCGCCGAACAGTGGACGGCGATCGAACGCATGCAGCGCAAGCTCGATGCCCTGACCGGGCGCTTCATGGCTCTGGAGGAACAATCGGCACCCGACGTGCCGATAACCAAACCGCCGCACTGGTAG
- a CDS encoding ABC transporter ATP-binding protein has protein sequence MAQAAIELIGINKSFGAVRANRDINLEIARGTIHGIVGENGAGKSTLMSILYGFYQADSGEIRVGGKPASIKTSNDAIALGIGMVHQHFMLVDNFTVLENIILGAESDALLKKSIAKARSELERLEREYGLEVDPDAIIEELPVGLQQRVEILKALYRGAEILILDEPTGVLTPAEADHLFRILRQLKDQGKTVVLITHKLREIMAITDNVSVMRQGTMVATRETSKTTVGELAELMVGRRVLLRVEKGETEAGAVKLAVKNLTVKDQRGVTMVDDISFDIRAGEIVGIAGVAGNGQSELLEAISGIRRAVSGSVMLDGKPIDLTGAADPGELRDRGLAHVPEDRHHVGLVLAFEENENSILGYHDDPRYLKGPFLNIDAIMADAKDKIEKYDIRPGNPRLKTANFSGGNQQKIVLAREMEQDPGVLIVGQPTRGVDVGAIEFIHKRLIAMRDQGKAVLVVSVELDEIRSLSDRILVMFAGRIVGERGPEATEGELGLLMAGVDRQEAAE, from the coding sequence ATGGCGCAAGCCGCAATCGAACTGATCGGCATCAACAAGAGTTTTGGCGCCGTTCGCGCCAATCGCGACATCAATCTGGAGATCGCACGCGGCACCATCCACGGCATCGTCGGCGAGAACGGCGCCGGCAAGTCGACGCTGATGTCGATCCTCTACGGCTTCTACCAGGCCGACAGCGGCGAGATCCGCGTCGGCGGCAAGCCGGCGTCGATCAAGACTTCCAACGACGCCATCGCGCTCGGCATCGGCATGGTGCACCAGCACTTCATGCTGGTCGACAATTTCACCGTGCTGGAAAACATCATCCTCGGCGCCGAAAGCGATGCGCTGTTGAAAAAGAGCATCGCCAAGGCGCGCTCCGAACTGGAGCGGCTCGAGCGCGAATACGGGCTGGAAGTCGATCCCGACGCCATCATCGAGGAATTGCCGGTCGGCCTGCAGCAGCGTGTCGAAATCCTGAAGGCGCTTTATCGCGGCGCCGAAATCCTGATTCTCGACGAGCCGACGGGCGTGTTGACGCCGGCCGAGGCCGACCATCTGTTCCGCATCCTCAGGCAATTGAAGGACCAGGGGAAAACGGTGGTGCTGATCACCCACAAGCTGCGCGAGATCATGGCCATCACCGACAATGTCTCGGTCATGCGCCAGGGCACGATGGTGGCGACGCGCGAGACCAGCAAGACGACAGTCGGCGAACTGGCCGAACTGATGGTCGGGCGGCGCGTGCTGCTGCGGGTCGAAAAGGGCGAGACGGAGGCCGGCGCGGTCAAGCTGGCCGTCAAGAACCTGACGGTGAAAGACCAGCGCGGCGTCACCATGGTCGACGACATCTCCTTCGATATCCGCGCCGGCGAGATCGTCGGCATTGCCGGTGTCGCCGGCAACGGCCAGTCCGAACTGCTCGAGGCGATTTCCGGCATCAGGCGCGCGGTTTCCGGCTCGGTGATGCTCGATGGCAAGCCGATCGACCTGACCGGGGCCGCCGATCCCGGCGAGTTGCGCGACCGTGGGCTCGCCCATGTGCCGGAGGACCGCCATCATGTCGGCCTGGTGCTGGCCTTCGAGGAGAACGAGAATTCGATCCTCGGCTACCATGACGACCCGCGCTACCTGAAAGGGCCGTTCCTCAACATCGACGCCATCATGGCTGATGCCAAGGACAAGATCGAGAAATATGACATCCGGCCCGGCAATCCGCGTCTGAAAACGGCGAATTTCTCCGGCGGCAACCAGCAGAAGATCGTGCTGGCGCGAGAAATGGAGCAGGACCCCGGTGTTCTGATCGTCGGCCAGCCGACACGCGGCGTCGATGTCGGCGCCATAGAATTCATCCACAAGCGGCTGATTGCCATGCGCGACCAGGGCAAGGCGGTGCTGGTGGTGTCGGTCGAGCTCGACGAGATCCGTTCGCTGTCCGACCGCATCCTGGTGATGTTTGCCGGGCGCATCGTCGGCGAACGCGGCCCGGAGGCGACCGAAGGCGAGCTTGGTCTGCTGATGGCAGGCGTCGATCGCCAGGAGGCGGCAGAGTGA
- a CDS encoding ABC transporter permease: MSTPYAKLPAWADYGLIPLINLSVAFIVAGFVVMLVGENPFRAAVILVEGAFGKGTGIAFTLFYATTFIFTGLSVAVAAHCGLFNIGTEGQAYIAGLGVGVVCLAFDTVLPWWLTFPLAIVAGAAVGALWALIPAYLQAKRGSHIVITTIMFNFIAASIMVYLLVGPLKPAASQAPQTRNFLAGAELPKLNWIIELFGAKIRSAPFNICFLLALLMAFLVWLLIWRTKLGYEMRTYGHSPKAARYAGISETRIIIIAMMISGALAGMMTLNPVMGDQHNVAIDFVSGAGFVGIAVALMGRLHPVGIVLAAILFGMLYQGGAELAFEMPAISRDMIVIIQGLVILFAGALEHMFRPYVQALFASFSPRSVGIEAVKGKGA; this comes from the coding sequence GTGAGCACGCCTTACGCCAAGCTGCCGGCCTGGGCCGATTATGGGCTGATCCCGCTGATCAATCTGTCAGTGGCCTTCATCGTTGCCGGTTTCGTCGTCATGCTGGTCGGCGAAAACCCGTTTCGTGCCGCCGTCATCCTGGTCGAGGGCGCTTTCGGCAAGGGAACCGGCATTGCCTTCACGCTGTTCTATGCCACCACCTTCATCTTCACCGGCCTGTCAGTGGCGGTGGCCGCGCATTGCGGCCTGTTCAACATCGGGACCGAGGGCCAGGCCTATATTGCCGGCCTTGGCGTGGGCGTGGTCTGCCTCGCCTTCGACACTGTGCTGCCGTGGTGGCTGACCTTTCCGCTGGCGATCGTCGCCGGAGCCGCCGTCGGTGCGCTGTGGGCGCTGATCCCGGCCTATCTGCAGGCCAAGCGCGGGTCGCACATCGTCATCACCACCATCATGTTCAACTTCATCGCGGCCTCGATCATGGTCTACCTCCTGGTTGGGCCGTTGAAGCCGGCGGCGTCGCAGGCGCCGCAGACGCGCAACTTCCTCGCCGGCGCCGAACTGCCCAAACTCAACTGGATCATCGAACTGTTCGGCGCCAAGATCCGCTCGGCGCCGTTCAACATCTGCTTCCTGCTGGCGCTGCTCATGGCATTCCTGGTCTGGCTGCTGATCTGGCGCACCAAGCTCGGCTACGAGATGCGCACCTATGGCCACAGCCCGAAAGCGGCGCGCTATGCCGGCATTTCGGAGACCCGCATCATCATTATCGCGATGATGATTTCGGGCGCGCTGGCCGGCATGATGACGCTGAACCCGGTGATGGGCGACCAGCACAATGTGGCGATCGATTTCGTCTCCGGCGCCGGCTTCGTCGGCATTGCCGTGGCGCTGATGGGCCGTCTGCATCCGGTCGGCATCGTGCTGGCGGCGATCCTGTTTGGCATGCTCTACCAGGGCGGCGCCGAACTTGCCTTCGAAATGCCGGCGATTTCCCGCGACATGATCGTCATCATCCAAGGCCTGGTCATCCTGTTTGCCGGTGCGCTGGAGCACATGTTCCGGCCCTACGTCCAGGCGCTGTTCGCCTCGTTCAGTCCAAGGTCGGTCGGCATCGAAGCGGTCAAAGGGAAGGGCGCCTGA
- a CDS encoding ABC transporter permease, with protein MDVFIAIVQILDSTIRLSVPLLLACLAGLYSERAGVFDIGLEGKMLVGAFAGAAAASVFHSAFLGLGMAIVMSVAFALVHGFASITHRGNQIVSGVAINFVAAGSTIILGQAWFQQGGRTPALQPGERFEAITLPGAAAIHDVPIIGPIYSELLSGHSILVYLAFAMVPFTWWVLFRTRFGLRLRAVGENPAAVDTAGISVAWLRYRALICTGVLTGIAGAYLSMVQNGGFVKDMTAGKGYIALAALIFAKWRPVNAMFACLLFGFLDAAAIRLQGSPLPLIGKVPVQFMQALPYVLTVILLAGFIGKAIPPRAGGVPYVKER; from the coding sequence ATGGACGTCTTCATCGCCATCGTGCAGATCCTGGACTCGACCATACGCCTGTCGGTGCCGCTGCTGCTCGCTTGCCTCGCCGGCCTCTATTCGGAACGCGCAGGCGTTTTCGACATCGGGCTGGAAGGCAAGATGCTGGTCGGCGCCTTTGCAGGTGCGGCCGCCGCTTCGGTCTTCCATTCGGCCTTCCTCGGTCTCGGCATGGCGATCGTGATGTCGGTCGCCTTTGCCCTGGTGCACGGCTTCGCCTCGATCACCCATCGCGGCAACCAGATCGTCTCCGGTGTGGCCATCAACTTCGTCGCCGCCGGCTCGACCATCATTCTGGGCCAGGCCTGGTTCCAGCAGGGCGGGCGCACGCCGGCGCTGCAGCCGGGCGAGCGTTTCGAGGCCATCACTCTGCCAGGTGCTGCCGCGATCCATGATGTGCCCATCATCGGGCCGATCTATTCCGAGCTGCTCTCGGGCCATTCGATTCTGGTGTATCTCGCTTTCGCCATGGTGCCGTTCACCTGGTGGGTGTTGTTTCGCACCCGCTTCGGCCTGCGCCTGCGCGCCGTCGGCGAGAACCCGGCCGCCGTCGACACCGCCGGCATTTCGGTCGCCTGGCTGCGCTACCGGGCCCTGATCTGCACCGGTGTGCTGACCGGCATTGCCGGCGCCTACCTCTCGATGGTGCAGAATGGCGGCTTCGTGAAGGACATGACCGCGGGCAAGGGGTACATCGCACTGGCGGCGCTGATCTTTGCCAAATGGCGACCGGTCAACGCTATGTTCGCCTGTCTTCTGTTCGGCTTCCTCGACGCGGCGGCGATCCGCCTGCAGGGTTCGCCGCTGCCGTTGATCGGCAAGGTGCCGGTGCAGTTCATGCAGGCGCTGCCCTATGTGCTGACCGTGATCCTGCTTGCCGGCTTCATCGGCAAGGCGATCCCGCCGCGCGCCGGCGGCGTGCCGTATGTCAAGGAACGTTGA
- the cdd gene encoding cytidine deaminase, whose amino-acid sequence MSHDLFEAAQEAMAKAYAPYSKFPVGAALRTEDGRVFTGANIEVASYPEGWCAETTALGHYIMGGGGKIVEIAVIASRMAKCSPCGGCRQRLAEFCRPDTKLYLCDNTGVVETVTMGDMLPYGFRGDILK is encoded by the coding sequence ATGTCGCATGATCTGTTCGAAGCCGCGCAGGAGGCCATGGCCAAGGCCTACGCGCCCTATTCGAAGTTTCCGGTGGGTGCGGCGTTGCGCACCGAAGACGGCCGTGTCTTCACCGGCGCCAACATCGAGGTCGCGTCCTATCCGGAAGGCTGGTGCGCCGAGACCACGGCGCTCGGCCATTACATCATGGGCGGCGGCGGCAAGATCGTCGAGATCGCCGTCATTGCCTCGCGCATGGCCAAATGCTCGCCCTGTGGCGGCTGCCGGCAAAGGCTGGCGGAGTTCTGCCGGCCGGACACGAAGCTCTATCTTTGCGACAACACCGGCGTGGTCGAGACCGTGACGATGGGCGACATGCTGCCCTACGGGTTTCGTGGCGACATTTTGAAGTGA
- a CDS encoding purine-nucleoside phosphorylase, giving the protein MKEALDHLVERLDGLAPTTAMVLGSGLGGLVDQVENAVRISYADLPGFPRSGVTGHAGEVVAGLFAGTPVLMLSGRAHYYEHGVAAAMRPALEVLAGIGITKLILTNAAGSVDPDMLPGSVMLITDHINFSGSNPLIGEPSDRRFVGLTEAYDAGLRAAIERAAKATGTALHKGVYMWFSGPCFETPAEIRMARVMGAKAVGMSTVPEVILARFLGLRVAACSVITNLAAGMTGAELSHQETKDMAPIGGARLATILAHVFQDGLPEPKGAA; this is encoded by the coding sequence ATGAAGGAAGCTCTGGACCACCTCGTCGAAAGGCTGGACGGGTTAGCGCCGACAACGGCGATGGTGCTGGGGTCGGGCCTTGGCGGGCTTGTCGACCAGGTCGAGAATGCCGTGCGCATCTCTTATGCCGACCTGCCGGGTTTCCCCCGCAGCGGGGTGACTGGCCATGCCGGCGAGGTGGTCGCGGGGCTTTTCGCCGGCACGCCGGTGCTGATGCTGTCCGGCCGCGCCCATTACTACGAGCACGGCGTTGCTGCTGCAATGCGGCCGGCGCTGGAGGTGCTTGCCGGCATCGGCATCACCAAGCTGATCCTTACCAATGCCGCCGGCTCGGTCGATCCCGACATGCTGCCTGGATCGGTGATGCTGATCACCGATCACATCAATTTCTCCGGCTCCAACCCGCTGATCGGCGAGCCGAGCGACCGCCGCTTCGTCGGCCTGACCGAAGCCTATGATGCCGGCTTGCGCGCGGCGATCGAACGGGCGGCGAAGGCGACAGGGACGGCGCTGCACAAGGGCGTCTATATGTGGTTTTCCGGTCCGTGTTTCGAAACCCCTGCTGAAATCCGCATGGCCCGCGTCATGGGCGCCAAAGCGGTAGGGATGTCGACCGTACCGGAGGTCATTCTCGCCCGCTTCCTTGGGCTTCGCGTAGCCGCCTGTTCGGTGATCACCAATCTCGCCGCCGGGATGACCGGGGCGGAACTGTCGCACCAGGAGACCAAGGACATGGCGCCGATCGGCGGCGCACGGCTGGCGACGATCCTTGCGCATGTGTTCCAGGATGGGTTGCCGGAGCCGAAGGGCGCCGCCTGA
- the deoA gene encoding thymidine phosphorylase, with translation MLPQEIIRRKRDGQKLSAQEISAFVAGVTSGSVSDGQVGAFAMAVFFNGMNRDEAVALTLAMRDSGDVLDWSDLPGPVTDKHSTGGVGDNVSLMLAPIVAACGAYVPMISGRGLGHTGGTLDKMDAIPGYISQPDIARFRKTVLETGCAIIGQTADLAPADRRLYAIRDVTGTVESVPLITASILSKKLAAGLRSLVLDVKVGNGAFMEKSRDATALANSLVEIANGAGVKASALVTGMNEPLASAAGNAVEVRNAVDFLTGRFRDKRLEDVTLALAAEMLQSAGLASSNQDGLRRAAETLAGGRAAAAFARMVAALGGPADFVEKPEKYLPKAAVEFAVKATGNGFATAIATRDIGLAVVGLGGGRTRPDDRIDHAVGITRLLPLGAEVRTGEPLALVHARTQAEAEAAAAAVLSAYTIGASKPAADKTVIRRVRPRG, from the coding sequence ATGCTTCCGCAGGAAATCATCCGCCGCAAGCGCGACGGCCAGAAACTGTCCGCACAGGAGATTTCGGCTTTTGTCGCGGGCGTGACTTCGGGCAGCGTCTCGGACGGCCAGGTCGGCGCCTTTGCCATGGCGGTTTTCTTCAACGGCATGAACCGCGACGAGGCGGTGGCGCTGACGCTCGCCATGCGGGATTCAGGCGATGTGCTCGACTGGTCGGACCTGCCGGGTCCGGTCACCGACAAGCATTCGACCGGCGGCGTCGGCGACAATGTCTCGCTGATGCTGGCGCCGATCGTCGCCGCTTGCGGCGCCTATGTGCCGATGATCTCCGGCAGGGGCCTTGGGCATACCGGCGGCACGCTGGACAAGATGGATGCCATCCCAGGCTATATCAGCCAGCCGGATATCGCGCGCTTCCGCAAGACGGTGCTCGAGACCGGCTGTGCCATCATCGGCCAGACCGCCGATCTCGCGCCCGCCGACCGTCGCCTCTATGCGATCCGCGATGTGACCGGAACGGTGGAATCGGTGCCGCTGATCACTGCCTCTATCCTGTCGAAGAAACTCGCGGCCGGCCTGCGGTCGCTGGTGCTCGACGTCAAGGTCGGCAATGGCGCCTTCATGGAGAAGTCGCGCGACGCGACAGCACTGGCCAACAGCCTGGTCGAGATCGCCAACGGCGCCGGCGTGAAGGCCTCGGCGCTGGTCACCGGTATGAACGAGCCGCTGGCGTCGGCGGCCGGCAACGCGGTCGAGGTGCGCAACGCCGTCGATTTCCTCACCGGAAGGTTCCGCGACAAGCGACTGGAGGATGTGACGCTGGCGCTGGCCGCCGAGATGCTGCAATCGGCAGGGCTGGCGTCGTCCAATCAGGACGGTCTCAGGCGCGCGGCCGAGACGCTGGCCGGCGGCCGCGCGGCAGCCGCCTTCGCGCGTATGGTCGCAGCCCTTGGCGGTCCCGCCGATTTCGTCGAGAAGCCGGAAAAATACCTGCCGAAAGCGGCGGTGGAGTTTGCGGTCAAGGCGACAGGCAACGGTTTTGCCACCGCTATTGCCACCCGCGATATCGGCCTTGCTGTGGTCGGGCTCGGTGGCGGGCGTACGCGGCCGGACGACAGGATCGACCATGCGGTCGGCATCACCAGGCTGCTGCCGCTCGGCGCCGAGGTGCGGACCGGCGAGCCGCTGGCGCTCGTCCACGCCCGCACGCAAGCGGAGGCCGAAGCGGCCGCAGCCGCCGTGCTTTCGGCCTATACGATCGGGGCGTCGAAACCAGCCGCCGACAAGACTGTCATCCGGCGCGTGCGGCCGCGCGGGTAG
- a CDS encoding TIGR02281 family clan AA aspartic protease, whose product MLRKLVILGVFAGTSASIPIVYQSNPQILDNLLKSTVAGKPSAQPQPELNMASVPGKPAAPLPTGRKVLVAADERGHFTSAFKLNGRQVDGMIDTGATLVAINTSTARRIGISLNPSDFNQQVNTANGAIRAAVVNIDRLQIGKISVDNVQAVVLDDKALRTNLIGMSFLQRLAKYQVENGTLLLVQ is encoded by the coding sequence ATGCTGCGCAAGCTTGTCATTCTGGGCGTGTTCGCCGGAACGTCGGCATCGATCCCGATCGTCTATCAGTCGAATCCGCAGATTCTCGACAACCTGTTGAAGTCGACCGTCGCCGGCAAGCCGTCCGCGCAGCCTCAGCCCGAACTGAACATGGCCTCGGTTCCCGGCAAGCCGGCCGCACCGCTGCCCACTGGGCGCAAAGTATTGGTGGCGGCTGACGAGCGCGGCCATTTCACCTCCGCCTTCAAGCTCAACGGCCGCCAGGTCGACGGCATGATCGACACCGGCGCCACTTTGGTCGCCATCAACACCTCGACGGCGCGCCGCATCGGCATCTCGCTCAACCCGTCGGACTTCAACCAGCAGGTCAACACCGCCAATGGCGCGATCAGGGCCGCCGTGGTCAACATCGATCGCCTGCAGATCGGCAAGATCAGCGTCGACAACGTCCAGGCGGTAGTGCTCGACGACAAGGCTCTGCGCACCAACCTCATTGGCATGAGCTTTTTGCAGCGGCTGGCAAAATACCAGGTCGAAAACGGCACACTGTTACTGGTGCAGTAG
- the upp gene encoding uracil phosphoribosyltransferase — MQGVTVVDHPLVQHKLTIMRKKETSTAGFRRLLREISLLLGYEVTRNLELTTTTIETPMETMEAPTLEGKKLVFASVLRAGNGLLEGLLDLVPAARVAHVGLYRDHETLEAVEYFFKAPSDLADRLVIVVDPMLATANSAIAAIDKLKERGATNIRFLCLLAAPEGIERFTKAHPDVPVFTASIDRQLNEKGYIMPGLGDAGDRMYGTK; from the coding sequence ATGCAGGGCGTCACCGTCGTCGACCACCCGCTTGTCCAGCACAAGCTGACCATCATGCGCAAGAAGGAGACGTCGACCGCCGGCTTCCGGCGGCTGCTGCGCGAGATCTCGCTGCTGCTCGGCTACGAGGTCACCCGCAACCTCGAACTGACGACGACGACCATCGAAACCCCGATGGAAACCATGGAAGCGCCGACGCTGGAAGGCAAGAAGCTGGTCTTCGCCTCGGTGCTGCGCGCCGGCAATGGCCTGCTCGAAGGCCTGCTCGACCTGGTCCCGGCGGCCCGCGTCGCGCATGTCGGCCTCTACCGCGATCACGAAACGCTGGAGGCGGTGGAATATTTCTTCAAGGCGCCGAGCGATCTCGCCGACCGGCTGGTGATCGTCGTCGATCCGATGCTGGCGACCGCGAACTCGGCCATCGCGGCCATCGACAAGCTGAAGGAGCGCGGAGCCACCAACATCCGTTTCCTTTGCCTGCTGGCGGCGCCAGAAGGCATCGAGCGCTTCACCAAGGCGCATCCGGATGTCCCGGTCTTTACCGCTTCCATCGACCGCCAGCTCAACGAGAAGGGCTACATCATGCCCGGCCTCGGCGATGCCGGCGACCGCATGTACGGAACCAAATGA